Part of the Antechinus flavipes isolate AdamAnt ecotype Samford, QLD, Australia chromosome 2, AdamAnt_v2, whole genome shotgun sequence genome is shown below.
TCTAATAATATAGCATGTGACCTGAGCCTTGAAGGATGAGCAGGCTTTTGGCAGTTATAgatggaatggagagagagagagggtattacaaggagattgagaagcaTGTCCAATAACATGCAAGAGGAAAATGTAAGATTTTCAGGGTGTGGTAAAATCCAGATTAGCGAAGGCTTAgaatgtatgtgcatatacatgagAGTGATGGGAGGAAGGGCTGTTAGCATTGACAGAACAAACCCTCAAAATCCTAGTCATCACAAGACTCTAATGATGATAACCCCAAACAATTGATCTTTCCTCATATAATGTCTGTCAGACTTTtgctctcttctccctttattttgaTAATTCTGTTGATGATTCCCTTCTTTTGCTATATGGCTCTGAACTTTGTAAATTTTGGTTCAGTATaaggaagaactttaaaaaaaattagatccatAAATAAAGTAGATTGCCTTAATAGGGATAGAGTTCTatatcttcaagcaaaggctagatgAGCATTCATTGGGTAAATAGTTGAAAGAGTTCTTCTTTAGCTATGACTTGGGCTAGttggcttctgagatcccttccaccactgagattctattattattattctattatccTTTATTATCCTATGTCACTTTGGCCTTTGTTGTCATTTATGTTTTGTGTGTTCAAGTCATCTGAACCTATGCCAGTTTTTGTGGAAGAGCTCAGTTTAGCAcctattaatttttaatagatcTATGTTGACCAGGTCAATAATGGGCACAATATGGAAGCAGTCCAACCTAGCCAGAAGCCAACTTCTGAACACCATTCtagcaaagaaaggaaaggtatGAAGATTTTGGAACTATAATGTGTTGATACTGCCACAAGAATAGTTTACTATATTCCAAGGAGAATTTGATTTCACTAAAAAGAACTTTTTCATCACAGCTCTACAAGATATGAGAGTGACTAGATCAGCAGCAAAGCAGATTCCTAAATTAGCTTCATCTCTTCCAGTGAGAAGGCCAGTGCCAAAACTTGTTAATGGTGAGTAAAATACTGATCATAGATTTATTAGATAAACTGAAATATTCTAGTCATTAATGGTTTGTATGGCTaatatttaaaattgaaaggtgtatgtgtattttattttttaatggtagAACAAGGAAAAAAGGTTAAAGGAAAGCTTAAAGCTTTcgctcatccccattttatagtagGTTCTTCAATGACAATCCTTCCAAGATAATGCATTTTTATAATTTGCTTTAAACTCTCTCAAGTAAAGGCGTATTTATTTAGTTATAATATCTTTTgtcaaatgaaattgaatatttttatttaatcttttagaAAACCAACTAGAAAGAAAAGCACCAACTGAAGAAAGACCTCCAAAGATTGAACTTAAAGCTAACAAAATAAAGGTATGAATTTAATCTATCAAAGAGTCAAATAATATTGCATCATTAATCCCCAAAACAATACATGGCATTTAGGTATGTGGCTTCCCCACCAATGGACATCAAAAGCAAAGGCTGGAAACTAGCCATACAGCTTATTCTTCAGGACTGGATTGGACCATTTGGCCAACATGGTTTCTTAACTCTTAAAATTATGTAGATCTGAGATTCTATGCTGTAACCTTTTATTTAGTTAGGCTCTTTTTATAAACTCATTGTTATTTCCTCACTAAATCCTGGAATTTTGGAATTGGGATGACAGTCAGAGGTCATTGAATTATTTTCCTGCCTCCAACCTCAagaagaatgtaagtttcttaaagGCAAGGAACTTtgttttaaggagttgtttttttttttatttttatttttgtgtccccagcatgaacttggtacatagtaggcaattaatacaTGTTGAATGGTAGAGGGGAGGCATGCTTTTGGAAACCTCAAGTACCTAAAGttactggaaaaagaaagcaaaaattaagAATATAGTGGCAGTTTGAATAGGTTAAGTGTCAGACTTGTAGACTTTTTCTTAAACATCTTGGCTGTTTCATgaaagacattccatctcttgacTCCAGGTAGTCTTTATGACTGTTCTCCAGACCTGGAATGCTTTCTTCTCTGCTCCAACCACTAAtctccctagcttcctttaagacccaattaaaatcccaccttctacagaaagccttcctTAACTCCTCTTAAATCTTGTAccttccttttgttaattatttcctacttatcctatatatagcttgctttctACATATAGATTAGATTTTATGCTCTTTGGCAGTAAggtctgtcttttgtctctttttgtattcctagttttTAGCTTAGTGTCTGGtatgtacatagtagatgcttaagtTTATTGAATGATTGGTGGCATTTTTTAGATATCTTAAAGCATTAAGATTAAACAACTATACATGTGTAATATAAATTAGGAAATTTTGGGCTCAGCTTTTGCCTCTCAGCAAGATATGTAATCATCACCATGGTGCATCTCATCTGTGAATTCTCTATAGTAATGAAATTACAAGCCCAGTCCCTATTCTTATTATCATCAGTACTTTTACAATAGAGGAAGATTGGTAAGAGGGcaaaaaggaatatgaaaataGAAGAAGACTGCTATTTACTGTTATAAATAAGAAACTGGATCCATTTTATGTGCTATAACCTGTCCCATAATTCCAATAGTCCAGGCTTTGACAATTTTGAAGTACCAAGGtttatgttttcttcccttcATGTGTTTAGTAGAACACtttaagggaaaagggagagaatactGATCATATTATTAATTGgttgtataatataatttaccaaaaaagaactagagtacattatgaaatgcaaaatggataattttgattatatcaaattaaaaagttcttattaaaaaaaaataatgcagtcaagattagaaggaaagcaaaaaactggggaaaaaatttaatatctaagatttcatttctaaaatatagagagaattgactcaaatttataagactataagccattctccaattgctaaatagtcaaaggatataaacagacaattttcagacaaagaaattaaaaccattaatatttatatgaacaaatgttttaaatcattattggtcagagaaatacaaattaagacaactctgaggtaataAAGACAATTATATAGCTTACCAAGATTTTCTATAATGCCTTGATTTCTCATTAGGCACAACACTTCCACCATTGGAATTGCTAATCACATAAAATCACTTTGTTGGAGCACAATGGCTGGGAAATCTGAAATGAATGTTCGACAGCAGATTAATTTGCTGAGTGTATTATCTGATAAATTTATCTGAGATTCCACTGGCATTAATAACTCCCAGCAAAGAAATTCCAGATACAGATTACCACCTTAATTATAGAGAGATGCCTGGAGGCACTGAGAGGTTGTGATTTGTCCAGATTTATACAAGGTACTCCAGGGCTCACTCTCTTTCCAAACTTCATGCTTCCTTTCTATATATGGCCTTCTACTCTTATCCATTCATTTAACTTGTCATAACCGAGTAACTATTAAcctgttattactattatttaaatCTAGGATCTTCCTTCCAAATTTGGTGGGGAAGAAAATTCATCAAAGGACCCACTTACTGAAGGATCTTCTCATAAATCTGGAAAATCACCAACAGAAGAAATTGCTGAATTTCTTGGAAAAGACTACTTATCAGGGATAAATGTTGCTTCCCAAGTGAGAGGGAAATCTTCCTTTGCACctgaaaattttgtatttcaacCACTAGATAATCTAGTGAACTatagaatgaaatttttttccccagtaaaagACCAAACTTGTGAGGCACCTGTTTTTTTCTGGAATCCTTTACAAATTAACAAgtaagaatttaattttaattattttattatagtttacTTTTTACTAAGTTGTATGATAGAAATTAATGACATATTTTgtttactctttttgtttttttgttgttatttttaaataaacactACTTAACTGTTAATTTCTTAAATTCACGGGgtgttttttgtccttttccttccaAAGATTCTAGTAAGGGACATTTTCCATTGGATTTTTTGAGGGGGAGCTGAAAGAAGGTATAGTTAGTCTTACTCTTCAATGCAGTCTTTGTTTCCAATGCAAATCTTTTTTTGTCTATCAGTATTGCCAGAAACAATTGCTAGGAAAGCACAATTGTAATAGTAATATTTCAGAAATGTTTATTTCTAGAAGTCTGCTCTAGAGTTCTACCTCCAGAAATAAGAAAACAGTTGTCAAGATACTttgtaaaggaaggaaaggaaagcaaagatAGCAAGATGGTTACAAAGTTATTTTGCAGTGGCCATCAGCAATTTTATCTCCATTATTAAAGATCTTTTATTGGGTAGTAATTTTTCTTTAGTAAATTTCCTACCTTTAGAGACAAATAGATGGCTTATTGTATAGAGCACtgggactagagtcaggaagatctgagttcaaaatagTTCTCTGAATTATTTACCCTGAATcattaacctctgtttgcctaattcattggagaagaaaatagcaaatcagtCTAGTATCTTGGTCAAGAAAATCCCCATGCAGGGTAACAAAGTTTGAACTTGAACAAGTTTCATTTTAATATTCCAATAAGATGCtaatgaatcatagaatttctttATTCAGAATACATATGGAAGGTGCCtataaataagacttttttttaagaaataaaatttttaaacaatatataaCATTGAAATCAGTATGTGGAGTTATGCTTATTTTTCATGTTACCGAAagtaatttttgtttatattttagtaATCATTCTcaggaaatgaaaagagaaacttTGAAAGAAAGTACAACTCACTCTAATACTCCAGTTCATCAGGATTTGATTGATTTGCAAAGTCCTCCAAGATCGCAAGAAATCCTGAATAAAGGTATGATAAGTAAACGGATTAAATTTTGATCtgtttgatctctttggtatttgaactaagtaatatgtcagaaattaTACTAAACAGATTCGGGAGACAAAATAGATGCGTTCAGCtttgggacatgttgaatttgaaaagtCTATGAGACATCCAGTTTAAAATGGCCAATAAGCAGTTAATTTATGGGGACTGGAGTATAAGAGAAAAACTAGAGCTTTAATCTAGAATCATcaacattgaaataaaaattaaataataaaatattgagataaaaattaaaataaaataagaattaagcTGATAAAGCCATCCAGAGACAGAGCTTTGGGGATATATCTTGTACCCCAATATCACAttttataacacacacacacacacatacatacatacatatgcctGCTGCCTCTAGGGGAAGAAAATAGcaatgaaaaatcaaaagatttgtGAAAGTTATCACAGAGGGAAACTGTTTTACAAACttgaattttcatatttatgattttggggttttgtttcttttttttttaattatagatctttcaaataaaaatggagataCTAAAATAGATTCACGTAACCTTCCATTAAGTTCACCTATCCCTTtgtttgaaataaatgaacatcAAGCAGTACCACCACAACATGATGTAGCATATTTCAGGTTTGTCACTTTGATTTTTGGCagcttaataaatcttttatgaattatttattatGCAGAGAACAAGcatcaggagagagagaaagtaggaATGAGATCTGATCCCTGCCCCAGTGGAGCTTGTAGTCATTTGGGTTATAATGTACATTGATAAAAGTAATAGTAAATTTACATTAAAAGTATATTGAAAACAGTGTAAAAGTACTATGTGAGATGTCAAGGATGGAAAATCCATGAGAAGGACTCATGAAAAGTCTTATTTTGGACTTACTATTTCAGTTGGATTTTGAAGGATGGACAGAAATTGAATAAgtggaaaaagggagagaaatatgTTCTAGGCATTAGAGATATGAGCAAAAGTATTAATATCAGAAAGAACAGGATAACTTTGGGAGAAGAGAGAGTTCATTTTATCtaggaaataaaaatcaagataaataATGTTCTGACTGCTCTGACTAGGTTGATCCCTATGAGAAGTCAATAGAGAGAAATCTAGATGTCACATTAAAAACTGATGGacgtttttgtttttactgtactCTTCAAGCTTGATGTTATGGTGAAGGTGTATCCAATTTTGCAATTGCTTAATGTAacttcaattttaaatttaaatgttccatactatattctgtatataaaataattatattgaaagaaaTTAATACTCATCCCATTTTGTGTATGAATATGGACATGTTTAATTATATTCAACTACTAGGGAATAGGGAAACAgttgtaaaattaaaatatttttatcataattagACATATTCTTCAATCAGAAACTGAGAGATTAACAGGATTCTGCCATGAATGGGAAAATAAACTAACACTGGATATTCCTGATGATGGTAAGAAGACATCATTTATGTAGTATggtcttgaatttattttaatgggattttttgttgttgatgttaaattaaaaaaatatatttttattgtattttaaaatattgattttcctGTATTTCTCTGCTAGAGTAAAATATGACTAatagaacataaataatttgtcccaTTTGATCAAAATTATTCTGTGGCTTAAACCTTTTGCCAGTTTTATTTGTTGCCTCAGTAATCTGACTTCAAGCTTTACATTCAACTAAAATTGTTCACAACTTAACTGCCAACATACTTTTATTAAAGCACacatctgatcatgtcacccatACTCCGTTCTCACAGTAAAATCCaagtgactccctattgcctcttgTTTATTAGACAGTTTACTTTCCAGGAAGAACACTGGGCCTAGTCAGggaaatctgagttcatatctggccttagacatttccAAGCTAagaaagtcacttcatctctcatCTATTTTACTTTCCTCAGCAATAAGAAGATACAATAATGACAGCCACCTCCTaaggctgttgtaaggatcaaatgagatagtaaatACAAATATTgtagcatagtgtttggcacatagagTAGCCACTTAAATGATTATTCCTTTCCCCCCTTGCCAAATTTTCCCCCACCCCTTGCCAAATTAgcctcttaaaaaaagaaatagtcggATTAAACTAATTGGCAGATTCCCCATATATTTTCTTCCACAGGAAGTAAGATTGTTCTCAATGAATGCctgatggatttaaaaaaaaaaaaattagcctcttggattgtgtgaccctggccaagctATTTAATCTCTCAATAATttatttccctcccctccccaggacagctttttaagagtataaattttggggggaggggagaaaaagagatgaagcaatcagaattaagtgacttgcccagggatgcaactagtaagtgtctgaggctgaatttgaactggggtcctcctAACCCCAGGACCAGTGTGCTATtcgctgtgccacctagctgcccttctaaCACTATAAGTTACAGAATAATTACTTGTCTATATTGGTATTGgtagaataaataaatttcctaTACCAGTGACATTGCAGGTCTGGACCTCCTTCCACCTCACGTAATTCCTCCATACATAACCCCTGTCCCCAATGAAGAAAATTGGAGTTTGGAATCTTTACTGCACAGTTAAGTGGCAACTTTCAGTCTATGTTTTCATGCTTGatgaatgaacttttttttaaacttctttttcaaATAGCCAAAGATCTCATTCGCACAACAATAGGTCAAACAAGGCTCCTTATAAGTGAAAGATTCAAACAATTTGAAGGATTGGTGAATGATTGTGAGCATAATTGTGGCCAAAAGAAGATTACTTGCACGGATCTTGATGGATTTTGGGATATGGTTAATTTTCAAGTGAGTAGTGTCTATTGGAAATTTAActcaaaaatatagtttgtttCATTAACATAAGTAATAATGTTTAATATGTGAAAAGGGagtttgatctcagacacttaacacttcctaactgtgtgaccctgggcaaatcacttaaccccaattgccttaggaaaaaaaaaaaaaaaagattgtgaattGGATTGTGAATTTCTATTCATAAGGATTCTAATGTTATTAGAGTTGTTTAATCAGTCATTTGTTGTCATAGATttataaataattgaattttGTCTGTCAATAGGTAGAAGATGTGAACAAAAAGTTCGAAAAACTGAGTAAGCTCCAGGAATCAGAATGGcaggaaaaaaatactgtaaatcaAAAAGTTATTCGGGTAAGGCTAGTGACCTCAAAATCTGGTCTCAACTCTTCTACAGCATTTTacgtaaatatttttattattcagctataaaaatatttatcactaAATAGAATTATCCAACAAACCTTTatcacacacttttttttttaatagctttttatttacaagttatatgtatggataattttacagcattgacaattggcaaaccttatgttccaatttttcccttccttccccccaccccctcccctagatggcaagatgaccagtagatgttaaatatattaaagtataaattagatacacaataagtatacatgaccaaaccgttattttgctgtacaaaaaggatcggactctgaaatattgtacaattagcctgtgaaggaaattcaaaatgtgggcaggcaaaaatatagggattgagaattcaatataatggttcttagtcatctcccagagttctttcgctgggcgtagctgctccattggaactgatttggttcatctcattgctgaagatggccaggtccatcagaattgatcatcatatagtattgttgttgaaatatataatgatctcctggccctgctcgtttcactcagcatcagtttgtgtaagtctctctaggcctttctgaaatcatcctgttggtcatttcttaccgaacaataatattccataatattcatataccacaatttattcagccattctttaattgattggcatctattcagtttccaatttctggccactacaaagagggctgccacaaacattcgtctGACCTTCTTTCCCCTGGTGACTTCATTCCTATCTGCCTTTATCTCTTGCTGTTCCCCTCGGTATACTGTATTCTAGAGCCAAACTTGACTTTTGTCTCTGACTCCCTTAATTCCACTCCCCCAGTTTGTCTGCAAAATATTGCCCCTCTAGAGGTTCTCAGAACaaacttcagaggtcatctagtcgaATCTAAACTACAATAGCTTTCTTTTCTAAAACATCTCCAACAAGTAGTCTTCTAGCCCAGATTTGAAGAGCAAAGGAAAACCCTTTAATAAAGACTAACTCTAATAAAGAGTAATTCCAT
Proteins encoded:
- the DLGAP5 gene encoding disks large-associated protein 5 isoform X1, which produces MASSSVPDRYRRDASTEMIRTKVARRKSVTWKENRHKKFEQNRHFGLIDVNTTALEDRNLPPLDETIENILEKDTVKPKLTMNSLRQMLSDQRKEMLQQYKEKKLLLKMKEQREKARGAVFKVGLYKPDPPQFLRTLPVTVKTVKSEPKKVIQTSVRITRSKAKDHVEQPKIYVDQVNNGHNMEAVQPSQKPTSEHHSSKERKALQDMRVTRSAAKQIPKLASSLPVRRPVPKLVNENQLERKAPTEERPPKIELKANKIKDLPSKFGGEENSSKDPLTEGSSHKSGKSPTEEIAEFLGKDYLSGINVASQVRGKSSFAPENFVFQPLDNLVNYRMKFFSPVKDQTCEAPVFFWNPLQINNNHSQEMKRETLKESTTHSNTPVHQDLIDLQSPPRSQEILNKDLSNKNGDTKIDSRNLPLSSPIPLFEINEHQAVPPQHDVAYFRHILQSETERLTGFCHEWENKLTLDIPDDAKDLIRTTIGQTRLLISERFKQFEGLVNDCEHNCGQKKITCTDLDGFWDMVNFQVEDVNKKFEKLSKLQESEWQEKNTVNQKVIRKKALPVEKCKSKQDEAARTAARNRLAALKASMREKLKQEEPTFEIVAPMVSKAKEIDKIVFDAGFFRIESPVKSFSAINASKETVCSKSDDPIQHKTPGNKKLNLLEEN
- the DLGAP5 gene encoding disks large-associated protein 5 isoform X2 gives rise to the protein MASSSVPDRYRRDASTEMIRTKVARRKSVTWKENRHKKFEQNRHFGLIDVNTTALEDRNLPPLDETIENILEKDTVKPKLTMNSLRQMLSDQRKEMLQQYKEKKLLLKMKEQREKARGAVFKVGLYKPDPPQFLRTLPVTVKTVKSEPKKVIQTSVRITRSKAKDHVEQPKVNNGHNMEAVQPSQKPTSEHHSSKERKALQDMRVTRSAAKQIPKLASSLPVRRPVPKLVNENQLERKAPTEERPPKIELKANKIKDLPSKFGGEENSSKDPLTEGSSHKSGKSPTEEIAEFLGKDYLSGINVASQVRGKSSFAPENFVFQPLDNLVNYRMKFFSPVKDQTCEAPVFFWNPLQINNNHSQEMKRETLKESTTHSNTPVHQDLIDLQSPPRSQEILNKDLSNKNGDTKIDSRNLPLSSPIPLFEINEHQAVPPQHDVAYFRHILQSETERLTGFCHEWENKLTLDIPDDAKDLIRTTIGQTRLLISERFKQFEGLVNDCEHNCGQKKITCTDLDGFWDMVNFQVEDVNKKFEKLSKLQESEWQEKNTVNQKVIRKKALPVEKCKSKQDEAARTAARNRLAALKASMREKLKQEEPTFEIVAPMVSKAKEIDKIVFDAGFFRIESPVKSFSAINASKETVCSKSDDPIQHKTPGNKKLNLLEEN